In Streptomyces sp. NBC_00414, a single window of DNA contains:
- the nusA gene encoding transcription termination factor NusA, translating to MDIDMSALRGLVREKEISFDLLVEAIESALLIAYHRTEGSRRHARVKLDRETGHVTVWAKEDPDDLEEGQEAREFDDTPSDFGRIAATTAKQVILQRLRDAEDDATLGEYAGREGDIVTGVVQQGRDPKNVLVDIGKLEAILPVQEQVPGESYQHGMRLRSYVVRVAKGVRGPSVTLSRTHPNLVKKLFALEVPEIADGSVEIAAIAREAGHRTKIAVRSTRSGLNAKGACIGPMGGRVRNVMAELNGEKIDIVDWSDDPADMVGNALSPARVSKVEVVDLAARSARVTVPDYQLSLAIGKEGQNARLAARLTGWRIDIRPDTEQTGEDGGDRPDDRREYRREDRRDDRGGE from the coding sequence GTGGACATCGACATGAGTGCCCTGCGGGGCCTGGTGCGGGAGAAGGAGATCTCCTTCGACCTGCTGGTCGAGGCGATCGAGTCGGCCCTCCTCATCGCCTACCACCGCACCGAGGGAAGCCGCCGTCACGCGCGCGTCAAGCTCGACCGGGAAACCGGTCATGTGACCGTGTGGGCGAAGGAGGATCCCGACGATCTGGAGGAGGGGCAGGAGGCCCGGGAGTTCGACGACACCCCGTCGGACTTCGGCCGGATCGCCGCCACCACCGCCAAGCAGGTCATCCTGCAGCGTCTGCGGGACGCGGAGGACGACGCGACGCTCGGCGAGTACGCGGGCCGGGAGGGCGACATCGTCACCGGTGTCGTCCAGCAGGGCCGCGACCCGAAGAACGTGCTCGTCGACATCGGCAAGCTGGAGGCCATCCTGCCGGTGCAGGAGCAGGTCCCCGGCGAGTCGTACCAGCACGGCATGCGGCTGCGGTCGTACGTCGTACGGGTGGCGAAGGGTGTCCGCGGTCCGTCCGTGACGCTCTCCCGCACGCACCCGAACCTGGTGAAGAAGCTCTTCGCGCTTGAGGTTCCGGAGATCGCCGACGGGTCCGTCGAGATCGCCGCCATCGCCCGCGAGGCCGGCCACCGCACGAAGATCGCCGTCCGGTCCACCCGGTCGGGTCTGAACGCCAAGGGTGCCTGTATCGGCCCGATGGGCGGCCGGGTGCGCAACGTGATGGCCGAGCTGAACGGCGAGAAGATCGACATCGTCGACTGGTCGGACGACCCCGCGGACATGGTGGGCAACGCGCTCTCCCCGGCCCGGGTCTCCAAGGTCGAGGTCGTCGACCTCGCGGCCCGTTCCGCGCGGGTGACGGTCCCCGACTACCAGCTGTCGCTGGCGATCGGCAAGGAGGGGCAGAACGCCCGCCTCGCCGCCCGGCTGACCGGCTGGCGCATCGACATCCGCCCGGACACCGAGCAGACCGGGGAAGACGGCGGTGACCGTCCGGACGACCGGCGCGAATACCGGCGCGAGGACCGCCGTGACGACCGGGGCGGGGAGTGA
- the truB gene encoding tRNA pseudouridine(55) synthase TruB: MTQKQQTPDGLVIVDKPSGFTSHDVVAKMRGIAKTRRVGHAGTLDPMATGVLVLGVERATKLLGHLALTEKEYLGTIRLGQDTLTDDAEGDLTSSTDASQVTRDAIDAGIAKLSGDIMQVPSKVSAIKINGVRSYKRAREGEEFEIPARPVRISSFAVYDVRGAVAEDGTPVLDLIVSVVCSSGTYIRALARDLGADLGVGGHLTALRRTRVGPYKLDSARTLDQLQEELTVMPVAEAATSAFPRWNVDTKRAQLLTNGVRLEMPEEYTGAGAVGVFDPEGRFLALVEEQKGKAKSLAVFG, encoded by the coding sequence ATGACGCAGAAGCAGCAGACGCCCGACGGCCTTGTCATCGTCGACAAGCCGTCGGGCTTCACTTCGCACGACGTGGTCGCCAAGATGCGCGGGATCGCGAAGACCCGCCGCGTCGGACACGCGGGCACCCTCGACCCCATGGCGACGGGCGTGCTCGTCCTCGGTGTCGAGCGGGCGACCAAGCTCCTCGGGCACCTCGCGCTGACCGAGAAGGAGTACCTGGGCACCATCCGGCTGGGGCAGGACACCCTGACGGACGACGCCGAGGGCGACCTCACCTCGTCGACCGACGCCTCCCAGGTGACCCGGGACGCCATCGACGCCGGGATCGCCAAGCTCAGCGGCGACATCATGCAGGTGCCGTCCAAGGTCAGCGCCATCAAGATCAACGGCGTGCGCTCGTACAAGCGGGCGCGCGAGGGCGAGGAATTCGAGATCCCGGCCCGCCCGGTGCGGATCTCGTCCTTCGCCGTGTACGACGTCCGCGGCGCCGTGGCCGAGGACGGCACACCCGTTCTCGACCTGATCGTCTCGGTGGTGTGCTCGTCCGGTACGTACATCCGTGCGCTCGCCCGTGACCTGGGCGCCGACCTGGGTGTCGGCGGCCATCTGACGGCGCTGCGGCGCACGCGCGTGGGCCCGTACAAGCTCGACTCCGCCAGGACCCTCGACCAGCTCCAGGAGGAGCTGACCGTGATGCCGGTCGCGGAGGCCGCCACCAGCGCGTTCCCCCGGTGGAACGTGGACACGAAGCGCGCGCAGCTGCTGACGAACGGCGTGCGGCTGGAGATGCCCGAGGAGTACACCGGGGCCGGGGCCGTCGGGGTGTTCGATCCCGAGGGGCGGTTCCTGGCGCTGGTGGAGGAGCAGAAGGGCAAGGCCAAGAGCCTCGCGGTCTTCGGCTGA
- a CDS encoding proline--tRNA ligase: MAQVQRMSRLMVKTLRDDPADAEVLSHKLLVRAGYVRRTAAGLWSWLPLGKKVLANVERVVREEMDAIGAQEVTLPALLPKEPYEATGRWEEYGPELFRLNDRKGGDYLLGPTHEEIFTLLVKDQCSSYKDLPVILYQIQNKYRDEARPRAGILRGREFLMKDSYSFDTEDEGLAESYALHREAYQKIFARLGLDYRICAATAGAMGGSKSEEFLAPAAAGEDTFADCPNCDYAANTEAVTYALKPVDAAGVPALEEIPTPETPTIETLAAYLDVPASATLKNLLVKVAGEIVAVGVPGDREVDLDKVEAHFAPAPVELVTAEDFTGRGDLVRGYVGPQGLEKVRYLADPRVAPGTAWITGANQDGVHAKNVVAGRDFEVDEYVDVVVVREGDPCPVCGTGLKLDRAIEIGHIFQLGRKYADALQLDVLGKQGKPVRVTMGSYGIGVSRAVAALAEQHADEQGLVWPAEIAPADVHVVAAGKALQTELALDVSEKLNAAGLRVLVDDRAGVSPGVKFTDAELIGVPKILVAGRRSAEGVLELKDRRTGEREELTVDEAIARLTAE, from the coding sequence ATGGCCCAGGTCCAGCGCATGTCCCGTTTGATGGTCAAGACACTGCGTGACGACCCGGCGGACGCCGAGGTGCTCAGCCACAAGCTCCTGGTGCGCGCCGGCTACGTCCGCCGGACCGCCGCCGGCCTGTGGTCCTGGCTGCCGCTGGGCAAGAAGGTGCTGGCCAACGTCGAGCGGGTCGTCCGCGAGGAGATGGACGCCATCGGCGCCCAGGAGGTCACCCTCCCCGCCCTGCTGCCCAAGGAGCCCTACGAGGCGACCGGCCGCTGGGAGGAGTACGGCCCCGAGCTGTTCCGCCTCAACGACCGCAAGGGCGGCGACTACCTCCTCGGCCCGACCCACGAGGAGATCTTCACCCTCCTGGTCAAGGACCAGTGCTCGTCCTACAAGGACCTGCCCGTGATCCTCTACCAGATCCAGAACAAGTACCGCGACGAGGCCCGCCCCCGCGCCGGCATCCTGCGCGGCCGCGAGTTCCTGATGAAGGACTCGTACTCCTTCGACACGGAGGACGAGGGTCTGGCCGAGTCGTACGCCCTGCACCGCGAGGCGTACCAGAAGATCTTCGCGCGTCTCGGCCTGGACTACCGCATCTGCGCGGCCACCGCGGGCGCCATGGGCGGCTCCAAGTCGGAGGAGTTCCTCGCCCCGGCCGCGGCCGGCGAGGACACCTTCGCCGACTGCCCGAACTGCGACTACGCGGCCAACACCGAGGCCGTCACCTACGCGCTGAAGCCCGTCGACGCGGCCGGGGTCCCCGCCCTGGAGGAGATCCCCACCCCCGAGACCCCCACCATCGAGACGCTCGCCGCGTACCTTGACGTCCCCGCCTCCGCCACCCTGAAGAACCTGCTGGTCAAGGTGGCCGGCGAGATCGTCGCGGTCGGCGTGCCCGGTGACCGCGAGGTCGACCTGGACAAGGTGGAGGCGCACTTCGCCCCCGCCCCCGTCGAACTCGTCACGGCCGAGGACTTCACGGGCCGCGGCGACCTCGTACGCGGCTACGTCGGCCCGCAGGGCCTGGAGAAGGTCCGCTACCTCGCTGACCCGCGCGTCGCCCCCGGCACCGCCTGGATCACCGGCGCCAACCAGGACGGCGTGCACGCGAAGAACGTCGTCGCGGGCCGCGACTTCGAGGTCGACGAGTACGTGGACGTCGTGGTCGTGCGCGAGGGCGACCCCTGCCCCGTCTGCGGCACCGGCCTCAAGCTGGACCGCGCCATCGAGATCGGCCACATCTTCCAGCTCGGCCGCAAGTACGCCGACGCCCTCCAGCTCGACGTGCTCGGCAAGCAGGGCAAGCCGGTCCGCGTCACCATGGGCTCGTACGGCATCGGGGTCTCGCGCGCGGTCGCGGCGCTCGCCGAGCAGCACGCCGACGAGCAGGGCCTGGTCTGGCCCGCCGAGATCGCCCCGGCCGACGTCCATGTCGTCGCGGCGGGCAAGGCCCTCCAGACCGAGCTGGCGCTCGACGTCTCGGAGAAGCTGAACGCGGCGGGCCTGCGCGTGCTCGTGGACGACCGCGCCGGTGTCTCGCCCGGCGTGAAGTTCACGGACGCCGAACTCATCGGCGTACCGAAGATCCTGGTGGCCGGCCGGCGTTCGGCCGAGGGCGTCCTGGAGCTGAAGGACCGCCGCACCGGTGAGCGCGAGGAACTGACCGTGGACGAGGCGATCGCCCGCCTCACGGCCGAGTAG
- the rimP gene encoding ribosome maturation factor RimP, whose translation MSTTQSERLRELLEPLVSSQGLDLEEIEVDSVGRKRVLRVVVDSDEGADLDAIADVSRALSAKLDETDAMGQGEYTLEVGTPGAERELREHRHYVRATGRLVKFQPVDGDELVARIITVDDAGVDVEVPGVKGRKPTAKRLAFEDIAKARVQVEFNRKDKKDEKDMEEEEA comes from the coding sequence ATGAGCACCACCCAGAGCGAGAGGCTGCGAGAGCTCCTGGAACCGCTCGTCAGCTCGCAGGGACTCGACCTCGAAGAGATCGAAGTGGACTCGGTCGGCCGTAAGCGTGTGCTGCGTGTCGTCGTCGACTCCGACGAAGGAGCCGACCTCGACGCCATCGCCGATGTGAGCCGCGCGCTCTCGGCGAAGCTCGACGAGACCGACGCCATGGGCCAGGGCGAGTACACCCTTGAGGTGGGAACCCCCGGCGCCGAGCGCGAGCTGAGGGAACACCGTCACTACGTACGCGCCACCGGACGGCTCGTGAAGTTCCAGCCGGTCGACGGCGACGAGCTGGTCGCCCGGATCATCACGGTCGACGACGCGGGCGTGGACGTGGAGGTGCCCGGCGTGAAGGGGCGCAAGCCCACCGCCAAGAGGCTCGCCTTCGAGGACATCGCCAAGGCGCGCGTCCAGGTCGAGTTCAACCGCAAGGACAAGAAGGACGAGAAGGACATGGAAGAGGAGGAGGCGTAG
- a CDS encoding YlxR family protein, which translates to MSDRTHARACPERTCVGCRERAVKTDLLRAVVVEGECVPDPRGTLPGRGAYVHPALVCLDLAVRRRAFPRALRAPGQLDTKALRRYVERTDSC; encoded by the coding sequence GTGTCTGACCGGACGCATGCCCGCGCATGCCCTGAACGCACCTGTGTGGGGTGTCGGGAGCGAGCGGTCAAGACCGATCTGCTGCGTGCTGTGGTGGTCGAGGGTGAATGTGTCCCCGATCCTCGCGGTACGCTGCCCGGCCGGGGTGCGTATGTACACCCCGCCCTGGTCTGTCTCGACCTGGCGGTCCGCCGCCGGGCGTTCCCACGGGCGCTGCGTGCCCCGGGTCAGCTCGACACAAAGGCGTTGCGCCGGTACGTCGAGCGGACGGACAGTTGCTGA
- a CDS encoding DUF503 domain-containing protein, with product MYVGTLSFDLLLGDVRSLKEKRSVVRPIVAELQRKYAVSAAEVEHMDLHRRAVIGLAVVSGDTGHLTDVLDRCERLVAGRPEVELLSVRRRLHGEDDE from the coding sequence ATGTACGTGGGGACTCTGTCCTTCGATCTCCTCCTCGGCGACGTACGGTCGCTGAAGGAGAAGCGCTCCGTCGTCCGCCCGATCGTGGCCGAGCTCCAACGCAAGTACGCGGTGAGCGCGGCGGAGGTGGAGCACATGGACCTCCACCGCAGGGCCGTCATCGGACTCGCGGTGGTCTCCGGGGACACCGGGCACCTGACCGACGTACTGGACCGGTGCGAACGCCTGGTCGCCGGGCGTCCCGAGGTGGAACTGCTGTCGGTGCGACGGCGCCTCCACGGGGAAGACGACGAATGA
- the rbfA gene encoding 30S ribosome-binding factor RbfA: MADNARAKRLADLIREVVAKKLQRGIKDPRLGSHVTITDTRVTGDLREATVFYTVYGDDEQRAEAAAGLESAKGVLRSAVGAAAGVKFTPTLTFVADALPDTAKTIEDLLDKARAKDAQVREVSAGAAFAGDADPYKKPDEDDDASDDESVGDETGGDAAK; encoded by the coding sequence GTGGCCGACAACGCGCGGGCGAAGAGGCTGGCGGACCTCATCCGAGAGGTCGTTGCCAAGAAGCTGCAGCGTGGGATCAAGGACCCGCGGCTCGGTTCGCATGTGACCATCACGGACACCCGGGTCACCGGGGACCTCCGCGAGGCGACCGTCTTCTACACGGTGTACGGGGACGACGAGCAGCGCGCGGAAGCCGCCGCGGGCCTGGAGAGCGCCAAGGGCGTGCTCCGCTCGGCGGTCGGCGCGGCGGCGGGCGTGAAGTTCACCCCGACGCTCACCTTCGTGGCGGACGCCCTGCCGGACACCGCCAAGACCATCGAGGACCTCCTCGACAAGGCACGGGCCAAGGACGCGCAGGTGCGTGAGGTCTCGGCCGGCGCGGCCTTCGCCGGTGACGCCGACCCGTACAAGAAGCCGGACGAGGACGACGACGCGTCCGACGACGAGTCCGTCGGCGACGAGACGGGTGGCGACGCCGCCAAATGA
- a CDS encoding GNAT family N-acetyltransferase, with protein MLRFPGQPGQGPLTPDDIVIGPLDLATRIDEALNVQAVAFGLGTDEIAVRRQIVLRHLTFPGARALGATTADGRLAGFVYGMPNDRAHWWSTVVEPYLRGRGQDGWLDDSFVITELHVHPDFQNGGVGRALITTITDSAAEPRSILSAIDTESPARGLYRSLGYEDLVVRVLFPSAPKPYVVMGAPLPLRRR; from the coding sequence ATGCTGCGCTTCCCCGGTCAGCCCGGTCAGGGCCCCCTCACGCCCGACGACATCGTCATCGGCCCCCTGGACCTGGCCACCCGTATCGACGAGGCGCTGAACGTCCAGGCCGTGGCCTTCGGACTCGGCACGGACGAGATCGCCGTACGACGCCAGATCGTGCTCCGCCACCTCACCTTCCCCGGCGCCCGCGCGCTCGGCGCGACCACCGCCGACGGACGCCTCGCCGGCTTCGTCTACGGCATGCCCAACGACCGCGCGCACTGGTGGTCCACCGTCGTCGAGCCCTATCTGCGCGGCCGGGGACAGGACGGCTGGCTGGACGACTCCTTCGTGATCACCGAACTGCACGTCCACCCGGACTTCCAGAACGGCGGAGTCGGCCGCGCCCTGATCACCACCATCACGGACAGTGCCGCCGAACCGCGCTCGATCCTGTCGGCCATCGACACGGAGAGCCCGGCCCGCGGCCTGTACCGCTCGCTCGGTTACGAGGACCTGGTCGTCCGGGTCCTGTTCCCCAGCGCACCGAAGCCGTACGTGGTGATGGGCGCCCCGCTGCCCCTGCGCCGCCGCTGA
- the infB gene encoding translation initiation factor IF-2, whose translation MAKVRVYELAKEFGVESKVVMAKLQELGEFVRSASSTIEAPVVRKLTDALQQGNGGGKPAPRKAAPARPGAPSPAQAARPGPAAPRPPAPKPAAAEKPADTTAPAAPAAPASGTRPTPGPKPAPKPVPASPAPAAPEFTAPPAAPAAPVTPAPAANPRPSGSGARPGAPKPGVRPAGPAQGGQGGQAGPGQGRSERPDNRGDRGDRQGAPRPGGQGTRPGGRPAGPRPGNNPFTSGGSTGMARPQTPRPGGARPGPGGPGGSGAPGGAPRPQGAGQDRGPRPQGGPGGAPRPGGGPGGARPTPGGMPRPQGGPGGAPRPGGGPGGNRPNPGMMPQRPAAGPRPGGGGPGGRGPGGGGRPGGAGAGGGRPGGGGFAGRPGGPGGGGGGFAGRPGGPGGGGGGFAGRPGGPGGGGGGRPGFGGRPGGPGGRGGTQGAFGRPGGPARRGRKSKRQRRQEYEAMQAPSVGGVMLPRGNGQSVRLSRGASLTDFAEKIGANPASLVGVMMNLGEMVTATQSVSDETLKLLADEMNFVLEIVSPEEEDRELLESFDIEFGEDEGGEEFLVARPPVVTVMGHVDHGKTRLLDTIRKTNVVAGEAGGITQHIGAYQVATVVNEEERRITFIDTPGHEAFTAMRARGAKSTDIAILVVAANDGVMPQTIEALNHAKAAGVPIVVAVNKIDVEGADPTKVRGQLTEFGLVAEEYGGDTMFVDISAKQGLNIESLLEAVVLTADASLDLRANPEQDAQGIAIESHLDRGRGAVATVLVQRGTLRVGDTMVVGDAYGRVRAMLDDKGENVEEAGPSTPVLVLGLTNVPGAGDNFLVVDEDRTARQIAEKRAARERNANFARRGVRFSLENLDEALKAGLVQELNLIIKGDASGSVEALESSLLQLDVGEEVDIRVLHRGVGAVTESDIDLATGSDAIVIGFNVRAAGRAAQMAEREGVDVRYYSVIYQAIEEIEAALKGMLKPEYEEVELGTAEIREVFRSSKLGNIAGVLVRSGEVKRNTKARLLRDGKVIAESLNISGLRRFKDDVTEIREGFEGGINLGNFNDIKIDDVIATYEMREKPRA comes from the coding sequence GTGGCTAAGGTCCGGGTATACGAACTCGCCAAGGAGTTCGGGGTGGAGAGCAAGGTCGTCATGGCCAAGCTCCAAGAACTCGGTGAATTCGTCCGTTCGGCGTCCTCGACGATCGAGGCGCCCGTAGTACGCAAACTGACTGACGCCCTGCAGCAGGGCAACGGCGGCGGCAAGCCCGCCCCGCGCAAGGCCGCGCCCGCCAGGCCCGGCGCGCCTTCCCCGGCGCAGGCCGCCCGTCCGGGTCCGGCCGCCCCGCGCCCGCCGGCCCCGAAGCCGGCCGCCGCGGAGAAGCCCGCGGACACCACGGCCCCGGCGGCTCCCGCCGCCCCGGCCTCCGGTACGCGTCCGACGCCGGGCCCCAAGCCCGCGCCGAAGCCCGTCCCGGCGTCCCCGGCTCCGGCCGCGCCCGAGTTCACGGCGCCGCCCGCGGCTCCCGCCGCTCCGGTCACCCCCGCCCCGGCCGCGAACCCGCGTCCGAGCGGCAGCGGTGCCCGTCCCGGCGCCCCGAAGCCCGGTGTCCGTCCGGCCGGTCCCGCACAGGGCGGTCAGGGTGGTCAGGCCGGTCCCGGTCAGGGCCGCAGCGAGCGTCCCGACAACCGCGGTGACCGTGGCGACCGTCAGGGCGCCCCGCGTCCCGGCGGCCAGGGCACGCGTCCCGGCGGTCGTCCCGCAGGACCGCGCCCCGGCAACAACCCGTTCACCTCCGGTGGCTCCACCGGCATGGCACGTCCGCAGACGCCCCGTCCGGGCGGCGCACGTCCCGGCCCCGGCGGACCCGGTGGTTCCGGTGCTCCGGGCGGCGCTCCGCGTCCCCAGGGCGCGGGCCAGGACCGTGGCCCCCGTCCGCAGGGCGGCCCCGGCGGCGCCCCGCGTCCCGGTGGCGGTCCCGGTGGTGCCCGTCCCACTCCGGGCGGCATGCCTCGTCCGCAGGGTGGTCCCGGTGGCGCTCCGCGTCCCGGTGGCGGTCCCGGCGGAAACCGTCCCAACCCCGGCATGATGCCGCAGCGTCCGGCTGCCGGCCCGCGTCCCGGCGGCGGTGGCCCCGGTGGCCGCGGTCCCGGTGGCGGAGGTCGTCCCGGTGGCGCCGGCGCAGGTGGCGGCCGTCCCGGTGGCGGTGGCTTCGCAGGCCGTCCCGGTGGTCCCGGTGGCGGCGGTGGTGGCTTCGCAGGCCGTCCCGGTGGCCCCGGTGGCGGTGGCGGCGGTTTCGCAGGCCGTCCGGGTGGTCCCGGTGGTGGCGGCGGTGGCCGTCCCGGCTTCGGCGGTCGTCCCGGTGGTCCCGGTGGCCGTGGTGGAACACAGGGCGCCTTCGGCCGTCCCGGTGGTCCCGCGCGTCGCGGTCGCAAGTCGAAGCGGCAGAGGCGCCAGGAGTACGAGGCCATGCAGGCCCCGTCGGTCGGCGGCGTCATGCTGCCTCGCGGCAACGGACAGTCCGTCCGCCTGTCGCGCGGTGCCTCGCTCACCGACTTCGCCGAGAAGATCGGTGCCAACCCGGCGTCGCTGGTCGGCGTGATGATGAACCTCGGCGAGATGGTCACTGCCACGCAGTCCGTCTCCGACGAGACGCTGAAGCTCCTCGCGGACGAGATGAACTTCGTCCTTGAGATCGTCAGCCCGGAGGAGGAGGACCGCGAGCTCCTTGAGTCCTTCGACATCGAGTTCGGTGAGGACGAGGGTGGCGAGGAGTTCCTCGTCGCGCGTCCGCCGGTCGTGACCGTCATGGGTCACGTCGACCACGGTAAGACCCGCCTTCTCGACACCATCCGCAAGACGAACGTCGTCGCGGGCGAGGCCGGTGGCATCACCCAGCACATCGGTGCCTACCAGGTCGCGACCGTCGTCAACGAAGAAGAGCGTCGCATCACCTTCATCGACACCCCGGGTCACGAGGCGTTCACCGCCATGCGTGCTCGTGGTGCGAAGTCGACCGACATCGCGATCCTCGTGGTGGCGGCCAACGACGGTGTGATGCCCCAGACGATCGAGGCGCTGAACCACGCCAAGGCGGCCGGTGTGCCGATCGTGGTCGCGGTCAACAAGATCGACGTCGAGGGCGCGGACCCGACCAAGGTGCGCGGTCAGCTCACCGAGTTCGGTCTGGTGGCCGAGGAGTACGGCGGCGACACGATGTTCGTCGACATCTCCGCCAAGCAGGGCCTCAACATCGAGAGCCTGCTGGAGGCCGTGGTCCTCACCGCGGACGCCTCGCTCGACCTGCGGGCCAACCCGGAGCAGGACGCGCAGGGTATTGCGATCGAGTCCCACCTGGACCGTGGCCGCGGCGCCGTCGCGACCGTCCTGGTCCAGCGAGGCACCCTGCGGGTCGGCGACACCATGGTGGTCGGCGACGCGTACGGCCGTGTCCGCGCGATGCTCGACGACAAGGGCGAGAACGTGGAAGAGGCGGGTCCCTCGACTCCGGTCCTCGTCCTCGGTCTCACCAACGTCCCGGGCGCCGGCGACAACTTCCTCGTCGTCGACGAGGACCGCACGGCCCGCCAGATCGCCGAGAAGCGCGCGGCGCGTGAGCGCAACGCCAACTTCGCCCGGCGCGGAGTCCGGTTCTCCCTGGAGAACCTGGACGAGGCCCTCAAGGCCGGTCTGGTGCAGGAACTCAACCTCATCATCAAGGGCGACGCGTCCGGTTCGGTGGAGGCTCTTGAGTCCTCGCTGCTCCAGCTCGACGTCGGTGAAGAGGTCGACATCCGTGTCCTGCACCGCGGTGTGGGTGCGGTCACCGAGTCGGACATCGACCTGGCGACCGGATCCGACGCCATCGTCATCGGCTTCAACGTCCGCGCTGCGGGCCGCGCGGCGCAGATGGCGGAGCGCGAGGGCGTCGACGTCCGCTACTACTCGGTGATCTACCAGGCCATCGAGGAGATCGAAGCGGCCCTCAAGGGCATGCTCAAGCCGGAGTACGAAGAGGTCGAGCTCGGTACGGCGGAGATCCGCGAGGTCTTCCGCTCGTCCAAGCTGGGCAACATCGCCGGTGTGCTGGTTCGCTCCGGCGAGGTCAAGCGCAACACCAAGGCGCGCTTGCTGCGTGATGGCAAGGTCATCGCGGAGAGCCTCAACATCTCCGGTCTGCGTCGCTTCAAGGACGATGTCACCGAGATCCGCGAAGGGTTCGAGGGCGGTATCAACCTCGGCAACTTCAACGACATCAAGATCGACGACGTCATCGCGACGTACGAGATGCGCGAGAAGCCGCGCGCGTAA
- a CDS encoding ferritin-like domain-containing protein: protein MSGSGRTTARTKAPAKASAELTAAQAALAAEHAAVYGYGVVGGLIREDRRTEARAAYDAHRARRDELARTVRDLGGKPGPAAAAYALPFAVTDSGSALRLAAELEDRVAGVYSDLVRAAGGDRRRAAAQALRDAAVRAVRWRGESVAFPGLAERSATATAPATPTS, encoded by the coding sequence GTGAGCGGTTCCGGCAGAACGACGGCACGGACGAAGGCGCCCGCGAAGGCGTCGGCGGAGCTGACGGCCGCGCAGGCCGCGCTCGCCGCCGAGCACGCCGCCGTGTACGGCTACGGGGTCGTGGGCGGTCTGATCCGTGAGGACCGGCGGACCGAGGCGCGGGCCGCCTACGACGCCCACCGGGCGCGCCGGGACGAACTGGCGCGCACCGTGCGTGATCTGGGCGGGAAGCCCGGGCCCGCGGCGGCGGCGTACGCGCTGCCCTTCGCGGTGACGGACTCGGGGTCGGCCCTGCGGCTCGCCGCCGAGCTGGAGGACCGGGTGGCCGGGGTGTACTCCGACCTCGTCCGGGCCGCCGGGGGCGACCGGCGGCGGGCCGCGGCGCAGGCCCTGCGGGACGCAGCGGTGCGGGCGGTGCGCTGGCGCGGCGAGAGCGTAGCCTTCCCTGGTCTCGCCGAGCGGTCGGCCACCGCCACCGCACCGGCGACACCGACCTCGTAA
- a CDS encoding aminoglycoside phosphotransferase family protein, with protein MAFEPPRRLVKALGETAPGGDDWLAKLPEAARQAVALRGSTLERVQVPGGRSSLVILVRLPDDSPAVLKLAPGRARPESERAALAHWDGRGAVRLMDEPVGTEGVLLLERLHPDVSVRSLPEAKSMLEAAGTLRRLWVEPPADHVFETVAERTGRQAGAMRAGADAEAVPLVDAALAVREELLASPPRARLLHGTFRQSKVLAGERGPWLAVGPDPVVGECAFDLARLVRDRVEDLIASPSGAATTRRRVKRLAESLDVDQERLRGWTLFRAVESGVRARRVGRSQDAELLLEFAAWL; from the coding sequence ATGGCTTTCGAACCGCCGCGGCGTCTGGTCAAGGCGCTCGGCGAGACGGCACCGGGTGGTGACGACTGGCTGGCGAAGCTGCCCGAGGCGGCTCGGCAGGCGGTCGCGCTACGCGGGTCGACCCTGGAGCGTGTGCAGGTTCCCGGCGGGCGCAGCAGTCTCGTGATCCTCGTCCGGCTGCCGGACGACAGCCCCGCCGTGCTGAAGCTGGCGCCGGGCCGGGCCCGGCCGGAGAGCGAACGGGCCGCGCTGGCGCACTGGGACGGCCGGGGCGCGGTACGCCTCATGGACGAGCCGGTCGGTACCGAGGGCGTACTGCTGCTCGAACGGCTGCATCCCGATGTGTCGGTGCGGTCGCTGCCGGAGGCCAAGTCGATGCTGGAGGCGGCCGGGACGCTGCGCCGGCTGTGGGTCGAGCCGCCCGCGGACCATGTCTTCGAGACGGTGGCCGAGCGGACGGGACGGCAGGCCGGGGCCATGCGGGCGGGCGCCGACGCGGAGGCGGTGCCGCTGGTCGACGCGGCTCTCGCGGTGCGCGAGGAGCTGCTGGCGTCGCCGCCGCGGGCGCGTCTGCTGCACGGCACCTTCCGGCAGAGCAAGGTCCTGGCCGGTGAGCGCGGTCCCTGGCTGGCCGTCGGGCCCGACCCCGTGGTCGGCGAGTGTGCCTTCGACCTGGCCCGGCTGGTCCGTGACCGGGTCGAGGACCTGATCGCCTCGCCGTCCGGCGCGGCCACCACCCGCCGCCGGGTGAAGCGGCTCGCGGAGTCCCTGGACGTGGACCAGGAGCGGCTGCGCGGCTGGACCCTGTTCCGGGCCGTGGAATCGGGCGTACGGGCCCGGCGGGTGGGCCGGTCGCAGGACGCGGAGCTGCTGCTGGAGTTCGCCGCCTGGCTGTAG